From a region of the Alosa sapidissima isolate fAloSap1 chromosome 9, fAloSap1.pri, whole genome shotgun sequence genome:
- the LOC121718087 gene encoding uncharacterized protein LOC121718087, with translation MINFPSSFSGDSLKAYKSLEGYKWTQSGFVTNIQLWNLQAKKCFIITGRVNHSQRLNDPQLKPWMVVRNDGVVLGAHCNCTAGLGESCSHVSAVLFSIWQHNNGRNEAIAVTSKKCKWATPSEDSVKKVEYQQGKDIIFNNSQQYKKGQSSKGHSAPPAFPPLTAAEQAQLYNTLSQCRTQEEQIIKPVVLSVVKEYAASYVPKAVMLDLPEPLTNLYDKQARDLNLAELQDRAEALFKDITVTKEQMGMPARGIGKKIL, from the exons ATGATAAACTTTCCATCGTCCTTCTCGGGTGACTCTCTAAAAGCCTACAAAAGTTTGGAGGGTTACAAATGGACTCAGTCTGGCTTTGTAACGAACATCCAGCTGTGGAATCTTCAAGCAAAAAAATGCTTTATCATTACTGGAAGG GTTAATCATTCCCAAAGGCTTAATGACCCGCAGTTAAAGCCATGGATGGTGGTGAGGAATGATGGGGTTGTCTTGGGAGCCCACTGCAATTGCACAGCTGGACTTGGTGAGAGCTGCTCCCATGTGTCAGCTGTGTTGTTCAGCATATGGCAGCATAACAATGGCAGAAATGAAGCGATAGCTGTAACATCTAAGAAGTGCAAGTGGGCCACCCCAAGTGAGGACTCTGTAAAGAAAGTGGAGTATCAGCAGGGCAAGGACATCATTTTTAACAACTCTCAACAATATAAAAAAGGACAATCTTCGAAAGGTCATTCTGCCCCCCCAGCTTTCCCACCTCTGACCGCTGCTGAGCAAGCCCAACTCTACAACACCCTCTCCCAATGCCGCACACAAGAGGAGCAGATCATCAAACCAGTAGTCCTGTCTGTTGTCAAAGAGTATGCAGCATCCTATGTGCCAAAGGCTGTCATGCTGGATCTACCAGAACCCCTCACCAACCTGTATGACAAGCAGGCAAGAGACCTCAACCTGGCAGAGTTACAAGATCGAGCAGAAGCACTATTTAAAGACATAACTGTGACCAAAGAACAG ATGGGGATGCCAGCACGAGGAATTGGCAAGAAAATACTATGA